One genomic region from Rosa rugosa chromosome 1, drRosRugo1.1, whole genome shotgun sequence encodes:
- the LOC133709207 gene encoding linamarin synthase 2-like, whose protein sequence is MGSTQLGAKELHAVCVPFPAQGHVNPMMQFAKLLHSRGFRITFVNTEFNHRRLIRSRGSDSVKGLSDFKFETIPDGLPPSDKDATQDVPALCDSTRKTCLGPFKELVTKLNSSSEVPQITCIVSDGITGFGREVAQELGIPEVQFWTASACGFMAYLQYKELVKRGIVPFKDESFMQDGTLDKPIDWIPGMKNMRLKDIPSFIRVTNVKDIMFDFLGSEAQNCLKSSAIILNTFDEFEHEVLEEILAMFPNIYTIGPLALLGRHVPENKLVKSLSSGLWKEDAKCLEWLDKQKPDSVVYVNYGNITLMTDQHLKEFAWGLANSRHHFLWIVRPDVVKGDSVVLPEEFFEEIKDRGYIASWCPQEQVLAHPSVGVFLTHCGWNSTIETISEGVPVICWPFFAEQQTNCRFLCTNWGIGMEVNNDVKRDEIEVLVKEMLEGEKGMKMRQKAKEWKKKAIAATDIGGSSYNNFDKLIEILHKE, encoded by the exons ATGGGTTCAACACAGTTAGGAGCCAAAGAACTCCATGCAGTCTGTGTCCCTTTCCCAGCACAAGGCCATGTTAACCCCATGATGCAATTTGCCAAGCTTCTGCACTCTAGGGGATTCCGCATAACATTTGTCAACACCGAGTTCAACCACCGGCGTTTAATCCGGTCCAGAGGTTCCGACTCTGTCAAGGGACTATCGGACTTCAAATTCGAGACCATACCGGACGGGTTGCCACCTTCAGATAAAGATGCAACACAAGATGTCCCAGCTTTATGTGACTCCACCAGGAAAACATGTCTAGGCCCTTTTAAGGAGCTGGTGACTAAGCTCAATTCTTCATCTGAAGTGCCACAGATTACTTGTATAGTTTCGGATGGTATCACGGGATTTGGGAGGGAAGTTGCTCAGGAACTAGGGATTCCTGAGGTTCAGTTTTGGACTGCTTCTGCTTGTGGCTTCATGGCGTACCTGCAATACAAAGAACTTGTTAAACGAGGCATTGTTCCATTCAAAG ATGAAAGTTTCATGCAAGATGGTACACTCGATAAGCCAATTGATTGGATCCCAGGCATGAAAAATATGAGGCTCAAGGACATCCCTAGCTTCATCAGAGTCACTAATGTCAAAGACATAATGTTCGACTTCTTGGGATCCGAAGCACAAAACTGCTTGAAATCCTCTGCAATCATCCTCAACACGTTTGACGAATTTGAGCATGAAGTGTTAGAAGAAATTTTAGCTATGTTTCCCAACATTTACACAATAGGTCCACTTGCTTTGCTTGGTAGGCACGTGCCTGAAAACAAACTGGTCAAGTCCCTCAGCTCAGGCTTGTGGAAAGAAGATGCAAAATGCCTCGAATGGCTTGACAAACAGAAACCCGATTCGGTTGTTTATGTGAATTATGGGAACATAACTTTGATGACAGACCAACATTTGAAAGAATTTGCATGGGGGCTTGCAAATAGCAGGCACCATTTTTTGTGGATTGTTAGGCCTGATGTGGTAAAAGGGGATTCGGTTGTCTTGCCTGAAGAATTTTTCGAGGAGATTAAGGATAGGGGTTACATAGCAAGTTGGTGTCCACAGGAGCAAGTGCTAGCACATCCATCAGTCGGGGTTTTTCTAACTCATTGTGGTTGGAATTCTACTATTGAAACTATATCAGAGGGTGTGCCTGTAATTTGCTGGCCTTTCTTTGCTGAGCAACAGACGAATTGTCGTTTCCTGTGTACCAATTGGGGAATTGGTATGGAAGTAAACAATGATGTTAAGCGCGATGAGATTGAAGTGCTTGTCAAGGAAATGCTGGAAGGGGAAAAAGGCATGAAGATGAGGCAAAAGGCAAAGGAATGGAAGAAGAAAGCAATAGCAGCTACTGACATTGGAGGATCATCATACAATAATTTTGACAAATTGATTGAGATTCTTCATAAGGAATAA
- the LOC133724663 gene encoding uncharacterized protein LOC133724663, which produces MIACYAQVSLEACYEIQEVIETYGRASGQFVNFNKSSVVFNGNVSEALKDEVSELLGVEVVASHEKYLGLPTYVGRKKTATFLYIKDNLAKKLEAWQGKMFSRAGKDILIRVVAQALPSYAMSVFQLTKNFCDDLEQMCARFWWGSTLDKKKIHWKTWKALCNPKEEGGLGFRSLSNFNSAMLAKQAWRVINNPSSLIARSYWQVGGGTSVNIWSTAWVSELPGGKPVSNSLAMEEVTMVGELLSSTGVWNEGLIRRLFPSEEAEAILRIPLSLRVVSDRLIWKLERNGQFSVRLSLNDLGELFCWLWSIWRERNSQAWEDKTSRACDVIIKSVSRLEEFRFHNSKPQNNSTRRGRVATWAAPPVAEHGLSPAILETDALEVQRQLSSPSITNTSALGHLYEDLSFMLEDLGNVRMVYIGRKANMVAHLLAAHGNDLVHDTFYFSTPSFLMAAVAADFSSL; this is translated from the exons ATGATAGCATGCTATGCTCAAGTGTCATTGGAGGCTTGCTATGAAATACAAGAGGTTATAGAGACTTATGGACGTGCGTCCGGGCAGTTTGTTAATTTCAATAAAAGCTCGGTCGTGTTCAATGGTAATGTTTCGGAGGCTTTGAAGGATGAAGTGTCCGAGTTGTTGGGAGTGGAGGTGGTTGCTTCACATGAGAAATATCTTGGTCTGCCCACTTATGTGGGTAGAAAGAAGACAGCTACATTTTTGTATATCAAGGATAATTTGGCCAAGAAACTTGAGGCTTGGCAAGGAAAGATGTTCAGTAGGGCGGGTAAAGACATTCTTATTAGGGTTGTTGCTCAAGCGCTGCCTTCCTATGCAATGAGCGTGTTCCAATTGACTAAGAATTTCTGTGATGATTTGGAACAAATGTGTGCTAGGTTTTGGTGGGGCTCAACTCTTGAtaagaagaagattcattggAAGACATGGAAAGCATTATGTAATCCAAAGGAGGAGGGTGGACTCGGTTTTAGGAGTTTATCGAACTTTAACTCGGCCATGCTAGCTAAACAAGCTTGGAGAGTGATTAACAACCCGTCTTCACTTATTGCTC GCTCTTATTGGCAAGTAGGTGGTGGTACATCAGTGAATATTTGGTCTACTGCTTGGGTGTCGGAGTTGCCAGGTGGGAAACCGGTTAGTAACAGCTTGGCCATGGAAGAAGTTACGATGGTTGGTGAACTTTTATCCTCTACTGGAGTTTGGAACGAGGGTCTCATCAGAAGATTATTCCCTTCCGAAGAGGCAGAAGCAATCCTACGTATTCCTCTTAGTTTGAGAGTGGTTTCTGACAGGCTAATTTGGAAACTAGAACGTAATGGTCAGTTTTCAGTTAG ACTATCCCTCAATGACTTGGGTGAATTATTTTGCTGGCTGTGGAGTATTTGGAGGGAGAGGAATTCTCAAGCTTGGGAGGATAAGACTAGCAGGGCCTGTGATGTGATCATTAAGTCGGTCTCTCGACTTGAGGAGTTTCGATTTCACAACTCCAAGCCTCAGAATAACAGCACTCGCAGAGGTAGGGTGGCTACATGGGCAGCTCCCCCAGTAG CTGAACATGGCTTAAGTCCGGCTATTTTGGAAACAGATGCTTTGGAGGTTCAGCGGCAACTTAGCTCGCCTTCAATCACCAATACTTCTGCACTTGGTCATTTATATGAAGATTTGAGCTTCATGTTGGAGGATTTAGGTAATGTGAGGATGGTTTACATTGGCAGGAAGGCTAATATGGTAGCTCACTTGCTAGCTGCACATGGGAACGATTTAGTACAtgatactttttatttttcaactcCCAGTTTTCTTATGGCTGCAGTAGCAGCTGATTTCTCTTCTCTGTAA